The following proteins come from a genomic window of Flavobacterium crocinum:
- a CDS encoding RNA polymerase sigma factor, producing the protein MSHILKNKVLDDFILWNNLKNGDERSFSLLFEKYYRDLINYGNSLCPFAEKVQDCIQDVFADIWLYRDSLQDNVIVKAYLLSSVRKRIARLHERDYVFKKATTTDVLEFLFDFSIENALVEDEVTAERVLHLNKLLNDLPGRQKEALYLRYHQGLSVDQIAELLDVNYQSANNLLHRGLLSLRKEWKGSIPLLILISAGVL; encoded by the coding sequence ATGAGCCACATTTTAAAAAACAAAGTGTTAGACGATTTTATTCTTTGGAATAATTTGAAAAATGGTGATGAAAGATCCTTCTCTTTACTTTTTGAAAAGTATTATAGAGATTTAATCAATTATGGAAATTCGCTTTGTCCATTTGCCGAAAAAGTTCAGGATTGTATTCAGGATGTCTTTGCAGATATCTGGCTTTATCGTGATTCATTGCAGGATAATGTAATAGTAAAAGCTTACCTTCTTTCTAGTGTCAGAAAGAGGATAGCCCGTTTACACGAAAGAGATTATGTATTTAAAAAAGCAACAACTACTGATGTTTTAGAGTTTTTATTTGATTTTTCTATAGAAAATGCTCTTGTTGAAGACGAAGTGACTGCAGAACGTGTTTTGCACTTAAATAAATTATTGAATGATTTACCAGGACGTCAGAAAGAGGCATTGTATCTTCGTTATCATCAAGGTTTAAGTGTTGATCAGATTGCAGAGCTTTTAGATGTCAATTATCAATCTGCAAATAACTTATTACACCGTGGTTTGTTAAGTCTTCGTAAAGAATGGAAGGGAAGTATACCGCTCTTAATCCTTATATCTGCAGGGGTTTTGTAG
- a CDS encoding SusC/RagA family TonB-linked outer membrane protein — translation MKKPVVKQRLLHQIMKITLFQFVLALIFSSVTFANNVNGQKKLDTKVTITVENLTLDNALSKIEKSAHVKFSYNSRLPQLTQKVSIEANQETLSSILSRVLVPFNITFSEVSNQIVLQKSAVNSFSNTNNHDSLFELLTFGPIIKGKVTDQTGSPLPGATVMAKGTKTAVLTDFDGNFVIEMPANVNRLVISYVGMESKEIGIENNTPTIVLTEAGQNLKEVVITTGYEKTSKRTFTGAISKISGAELKVDGVVDVSRMIEGKAAGVTVQNVTGSFGSTPKITVRGSSSIFGDTKPLWVIDGVVQEDIINVTFADLASGNSATLLSSAVAGLNANDIQSIEILKDASATSIYGSRSLNGVVVVTTKQGRRDAPLKITYSLENTVRAVPSYTQYDVLNSQESMSVFQEMREKGYLTQSSSLTSRFSGVYGILAKQVNLYESSNGLYGVKNDQPYVNEFLKKYELANTDWFKVLFRPAITQNHSLSFSGGGKNNTFYGSLGYYTDPGWTIADNVKQLSSNLKGTFYINDRLNITLSTLASARDQEAPGTYESKNDVVFGKVTRDFDINPFNYVLSTSRTLRPYDENGNLEYYQNNWAPMNIINELRNNTLGIKVKDIRFQGDLEYKINKNLTYNFTGSARYATTSREHKIYEGSNVVGAYNAGVGDNPNTQIQTANVFLYQNPNDLTAPKISVLPNGGFLRKYTNDMTSYNVRNSVNYRNTFNDKHELEGFFGTEFRSVDRNNDNFTAAGLQYEKGLSAFIDPKLIEKMVNEGNTYYDFGAERERTVGFFGKVGYTYDRRYTASVTGRYDGSNRQGDTGSSRWLPTYTVSGKWNIKEEKFMKDVESVNNLALRASYGLTATAGPATNSLAIYKSYITDRFATTDRENAIRIQDLQNQDLTWEKQFETNIGVDLGMFRNRVQFTTDVYRRKAFDLIDYVITSGVGGQAVKMGNNADMETKGIEVGFTTQNIVTPDFKWSTTLNFSIYDQKITKLANRPSAFDLIAGNGGNTVGHPRNSLYSYQFTGLNNQGLPTFKLQDGAESNITDADFQDTNDVTKYLKYEGSVEPNKSIGLANTFTYKSWSLYVFIVGSGGNKVRLNPIYSNKYTDLTVFTKEFANRWINPGDENYTNVPVIADQLMNRNIGDNNLQIAYNTYNFSDVRIASGDFVRLKNISLGWEFPSDFKRKLGLSTFNLKGSAVNPWLIYSDKNLHGQDPEFRNTGGVAFPITAQYTFAINLSF, via the coding sequence ATGAAAAAACCTGTTGTCAAGCAACGATTACTTCACCAAATCATGAAAATAACGCTGTTTCAATTTGTGTTAGCACTTATATTTTCAAGTGTCACTTTCGCAAATAATGTAAATGGGCAGAAAAAACTAGATACTAAAGTTACAATTACAGTCGAAAATCTAACTTTAGACAATGCATTATCTAAAATTGAAAAATCTGCTCATGTAAAATTTTCTTACAATTCAAGACTTCCTCAGCTTACGCAAAAGGTTAGTATTGAAGCAAATCAGGAAACTTTATCAAGTATTCTAAGCAGAGTATTAGTACCATTTAATATCACTTTTTCTGAAGTTAGCAATCAGATTGTGCTTCAAAAAAGTGCTGTTAATTCGTTTTCAAATACCAATAATCACGATTCTTTGTTTGAACTGCTAACTTTTGGACCAATCATCAAAGGTAAAGTTACAGATCAGACAGGAAGTCCTCTTCCAGGAGCCACAGTTATGGCAAAAGGAACGAAAACGGCAGTTTTGACCGATTTTGATGGAAATTTCGTGATCGAAATGCCAGCTAACGTAAACCGTTTAGTTATTTCTTACGTTGGTATGGAATCTAAAGAAATTGGTATAGAAAACAATACACCAACTATCGTTTTAACAGAAGCGGGACAAAATCTTAAAGAGGTTGTTATCACAACTGGATATGAAAAAACTTCTAAAAGAACATTTACCGGAGCAATCAGTAAAATTTCTGGTGCTGAATTAAAGGTTGATGGAGTAGTAGACGTAAGTAGAATGATCGAAGGAAAAGCAGCTGGGGTTACTGTACAAAACGTAACAGGATCTTTTGGTTCTACTCCTAAAATTACAGTTCGTGGATCTTCTTCTATTTTTGGAGATACAAAGCCTTTATGGGTTATTGATGGTGTGGTTCAGGAAGATATCATCAACGTAACATTTGCAGATTTAGCTTCTGGTAACTCTGCAACATTATTAAGTTCTGCTGTAGCAGGATTAAATGCAAATGATATTCAAAGTATTGAAATACTTAAAGATGCTTCGGCTACTTCTATCTATGGTTCAAGATCATTAAATGGAGTTGTGGTTGTAACAACTAAACAAGGGCGTAGAGATGCTCCTTTAAAAATTACTTACTCTCTTGAAAATACAGTGAGAGCTGTACCAAGTTATACACAGTATGATGTTTTGAACTCTCAGGAATCAATGAGTGTTTTCCAAGAGATGAGAGAAAAAGGATATTTAACCCAAAGCTCATCGCTAACATCTAGATTTAGTGGTGTTTATGGCATTTTAGCAAAACAGGTTAATCTTTACGAATCTTCAAATGGTTTGTATGGCGTAAAAAACGATCAGCCTTATGTAAATGAATTCTTGAAAAAATACGAATTAGCCAATACAGATTGGTTCAAGGTATTATTCAGACCTGCTATCACTCAAAATCACTCATTAAGTTTTTCAGGTGGAGGAAAGAACAATACTTTTTATGGCTCTTTAGGATATTATACAGATCCAGGATGGACTATAGCGGATAATGTAAAACAATTATCATCAAACTTAAAAGGGACATTCTACATCAATGACAGATTGAATATTACTTTGTCAACACTTGCTTCTGCTCGTGATCAGGAAGCTCCTGGTACTTATGAAAGTAAAAATGATGTTGTATTTGGAAAAGTTACCAGAGATTTTGATATCAATCCTTTCAATTATGTTTTGAGTACAAGTAGAACATTGAGACCTTATGATGAAAATGGGAACTTAGAGTACTACCAAAACAACTGGGCTCCAATGAATATCATTAATGAGTTAAGAAATAATACTTTAGGTATTAAGGTTAAAGATATTCGTTTTCAGGGTGATTTAGAATATAAAATCAATAAAAATTTAACTTATAATTTTACAGGTTCAGCTCGTTATGCTACTACATCGAGAGAGCATAAAATTTATGAAGGTTCAAATGTTGTAGGAGCTTATAATGCTGGGGTGGGAGACAATCCAAATACACAGATTCAAACTGCTAACGTTTTCTTATATCAGAATCCAAATGACTTAACTGCTCCTAAAATTTCAGTATTACCAAATGGAGGATTCTTAAGAAAGTACACTAATGATATGACTTCATACAATGTTAGAAATAGTGTGAATTATAGAAATACATTTAATGATAAACATGAATTAGAAGGTTTCTTTGGAACAGAGTTTAGATCTGTAGATAGAAACAATGACAATTTTACAGCAGCAGGTTTACAATACGAAAAAGGTCTTAGTGCTTTTATTGATCCTAAGTTGATTGAAAAAATGGTTAACGAAGGAAATACATATTACGATTTTGGTGCAGAAAGAGAACGTACTGTTGGTTTCTTCGGAAAAGTGGGTTATACATACGATCGTCGTTATACAGCATCTGTTACAGGACGTTATGATGGTTCTAACAGACAAGGAGATACAGGTTCTTCAAGATGGTTGCCTACTTATACAGTGAGTGGGAAATGGAACATTAAAGAAGAGAAATTCATGAAAGATGTAGAATCTGTAAACAATTTAGCACTTAGAGCATCTTATGGTTTAACTGCAACTGCAGGTCCGGCAACTAACTCTTTAGCGATTTATAAAAGTTATATTACAGATCGTTTCGCAACAACAGATAGAGAAAATGCAATACGTATTCAGGATTTACAAAACCAGGATTTGACTTGGGAAAAACAATTTGAAACTAATATTGGTGTTGATTTAGGAATGTTTAGAAACAGAGTACAGTTTACAACTGATGTTTACAGACGTAAAGCTTTTGATTTGATTGATTATGTTATTACATCAGGAGTTGGAGGACAGGCTGTAAAAATGGGTAATAATGCTGATATGGAAACAAAAGGTATTGAGGTTGGTTTTACAACTCAAAATATCGTTACACCTGATTTTAAGTGGTCTACAACATTAAATTTCTCTATTTACGATCAAAAAATTACAAAACTAGCGAACAGACCTTCGGCATTCGATTTAATAGCGGGGAATGGAGGGAATACTGTTGGACATCCTAGAAACTCATTGTATTCATATCAGTTTACAGGTTTAAATAATCAAGGATTGCCAACGTTTAAATTACAAGATGGTGCTGAAAGTAACATTACAGATGCTGACTTTCAGGATACTAATGATGTTACGAAATATTTAAAATATGAAGGATCGGTTGAGCCAAATAAATCAATTGGTCTTGCTAATACTTTTACTTACAAAAGCTGGTCTCTTTATGTATTTATTGTAGGATCTGGAGGAAATAAAGTACGATTAAACCCAATATACAGTAACAAATATACTGATCTGACTGTTTTTACAAAAGAATTTGCTAACAGATGGATAAATCCAGGTGATGAAAATTACACTAATGTTCCTGTTATTGCTGATCAATTAATGAATAGAAATATTGGTGATAATAATCTACAGATTGCTTATAACACATACAATTTCTCTGATGTTAGAATTGCTAGTGGCGATTTTGTAAGATTAAAAAACATTTCTCTTGGTTGGGAGTTTCCAAGTGATTTTAAGAGAAAGTTAGGATTAAGTACTTTTAATTTAAAAGGTTCAGCGGTTAATCCATGGTTAATTTATTCAGATAAAAATTTACATGGTCAGGATCCTGAGTTCCGTAATACAGGAGGGGTAGCTTTCCCAATTACAGCACAATATACTTTTGCAATTAACCTTTCATTTTAA
- a CDS encoding nuclear transport factor 2 family protein, which translates to MSIKEFVQKFYKSDALIDSEILKTYLHPDVTLEWNSSKGFIQMDYDSIIEMANDLSRAYVRSKVRISHIISEDDLVSVRYSHFVKTIENPREEMLLAHFSTIWQIKDDKLYRGYQMSQFS; encoded by the coding sequence ATGTCTATCAAAGAGTTTGTTCAGAAATTTTATAAGTCAGATGCCTTAATTGATAGTGAAATTTTAAAAACATATCTGCATCCTGACGTTACACTGGAATGGAACAGCAGTAAAGGTTTCATTCAAATGGATTATGATTCTATAATAGAGATGGCAAATGATTTGAGCCGTGCTTATGTACGATCAAAGGTTAGAATTAGCCATATTATTAGTGAAGATGATTTAGTATCAGTACGTTACTCTCATTTTGTAAAAACAATAGAAAATCCGAGAGAGGAGATGCTTTTAGCGCATTTTTCAACAATTTGGCAGATTAAAGATGATAAACTTTACAGAGGTTATCAAATGAGTCAATTTTCTTAA
- a CDS encoding UDP-3-O-(3-hydroxymyristoyl)glucosamine N-acyltransferase, with protein MKFQKIHSLQEIANLLNCKFIGDKDFQVLGMNEIHVVEPGDIVFVDHPKYYDKALQSAATIVLINKEVECPEGKALLISDDPFRDFNILTRHFKPFQFANVAIAPTAEIGEGTIIQPNTFVGNHVKIGKNCLIHSNVSIYDYTVIGDNVIIHAGTILGADAFYYKKRPEGFDQLVSGGRVVIEDNVGIGALCTIDKGVTGDTTIGAGTKLDNQVHVGHDTVIGKKCLIASQTGIAGCVIIEDEVTMWGQVGTTSGITIGTKAVVMGQTGVTKSVEGGKSYFGTPIEESREKLKQLANIKKIPEILSKLK; from the coding sequence ATGAAATTTCAAAAGATTCATTCTTTACAAGAAATTGCAAATTTGCTTAACTGCAAATTTATTGGTGACAAAGACTTCCAGGTTTTAGGCATGAACGAGATACATGTGGTTGAACCAGGTGATATTGTTTTTGTTGACCATCCAAAATACTACGATAAAGCTTTACAATCTGCTGCTACAATTGTTTTGATTAACAAAGAAGTAGAATGCCCGGAAGGTAAAGCACTTCTAATTTCTGATGATCCGTTTAGAGATTTCAATATTTTAACGAGACACTTTAAACCTTTTCAATTTGCAAATGTGGCGATTGCACCTACAGCAGAAATAGGAGAGGGAACTATCATACAACCTAATACTTTTGTTGGTAACCACGTAAAAATTGGAAAGAATTGTTTAATTCATTCTAACGTTTCCATTTATGATTATACAGTCATTGGTGATAACGTAATTATTCACGCAGGAACTATTTTGGGAGCTGATGCTTTTTATTATAAAAAGCGACCAGAAGGTTTTGATCAATTAGTTTCGGGTGGACGAGTAGTTATTGAAGATAATGTTGGTATTGGCGCACTTTGTACAATTGACAAAGGAGTTACTGGAGATACCACTATTGGTGCAGGAACAAAACTAGATAACCAGGTGCATGTTGGTCATGATACTGTTATTGGTAAAAAATGTTTGATAGCTTCGCAGACTGGTATTGCCGGCTGTGTAATTATTGAAGACGAAGTTACGATGTGGGGGCAAGTAGGAACGACAAGCGGTATTACTATTGGAACAAAAGCTGTCGTAATGGGACAAACCGGCGTTACGAAGTCAGTTGAAGGAGGAAAATCCTATTTTGGTACTCCAATTGAAGAATCCAGAGAAAAATTGAAACAATTAGCCAATATTAAGAAGATTCCTGAAATTTTAAGTAAATTGAAGTAA
- a CDS encoding T9SS type A sorting domain-containing protein, translating to MMKNYLILLILCFFSSLNAQIINFPDPNFKQRLVSIDRASNKAKDKFGNYTAVDLNGNREIEVSEAENLISLDVSTGNILNYITSLEGISNFKNLVTLNCSMNSIANLDIRSLTVLMNLNCSNNKITSLNVSGLLALQDIDCAYNELQYLDVSNLTGLKILSCYKNKLSSINLDGCSELFNLNVELNELTVLDLSTITKLDRLECASNELSSLNFDKCPKLGYLSCEKNFLTTLNLSHLKRLMSLKCDYNDALVSIFVKNGYTGGGSLTFNYCPNLEYICIDENSISRVQTLIKQYNYTKCNVNSYCTFVPGVEFYTIQGNNKLDLYNDGCDASDPYMSSLKYSISNGTVTEDLFPNNTGSYNIAVQAGTYIITPVLENPDYFKVSPASLKFTLSATNNLNVQDFCVSLKSPKPDLEIIILPLEVARPGFDVSYKIIYKNKGNVIQSGDVIFSFDDAILDLLIAKPQVYSKKENLLSWNFVDLRPLETREIFVNLNLNSPTETPPVVNNDIVKINVSINSSQIDATPKDNSFTVSQTVVGSFDPNDKTCLEGSVITPLLIGDYVHFLIRFENTGTYFAENVVIKDLIDLSRLDISTLVPTGASHDFITKISDKNKVEFIFENINLPFDDANNDGYIAFKIKTLPNLKVGDSFTNEANIYFDYNFPILTNKTLSVFKTTLGTQDFTFDEYFKIYPNPVRDFLNIESKNDMLKESVNVYNVLGQLVLAIPIAGNTTKIDVSKFQSGTYFLQVKSLKGTSAVKFVKI from the coding sequence ATGATGAAAAACTACCTAATTTTATTGATTTTGTGCTTTTTTTCTTCACTAAATGCTCAAATCATAAATTTTCCTGATCCAAATTTTAAGCAAAGATTAGTGAGTATAGACCGCGCTAGTAATAAAGCTAAAGATAAATTTGGAAATTATACTGCAGTAGATTTAAATGGGAACCGTGAAATTGAAGTTTCAGAAGCTGAAAATTTAATATCATTAGATGTTTCTACCGGGAATATTCTTAATTACATAACGAGTCTAGAGGGTATATCAAATTTTAAAAATCTAGTGACCTTAAATTGTAGTATGAATAGTATTGCAAATTTGGATATAAGAAGTTTAACGGTGCTAATGAATTTAAATTGCTCTAATAACAAGATTACATCTTTAAATGTTTCTGGTTTACTTGCCCTTCAGGATATTGATTGCGCATATAATGAACTACAATATTTGGATGTTAGTAATTTAACCGGACTTAAAATATTGAGTTGTTATAAGAATAAATTAAGTTCTATCAATTTGGATGGATGCAGTGAACTTTTCAATTTGAATGTAGAGCTAAATGAACTTACTGTCTTAGATTTAAGTACTATTACTAAATTAGACAGACTTGAATGTGCTTCTAATGAATTATCTTCTTTAAATTTTGACAAATGTCCAAAACTTGGTTATTTGAGTTGTGAGAAAAATTTCTTGACTACATTAAATTTAAGTCATTTAAAAAGACTTATGAGTTTAAAATGCGATTATAATGATGCACTAGTAAGTATTTTTGTAAAAAATGGATATACAGGTGGGGGAAGTCTAACCTTTAATTATTGCCCAAATTTAGAATATATATGTATTGATGAAAATAGTATATCTAGAGTGCAGACTCTAATTAAACAGTATAATTACACAAAATGCAATGTAAATTCCTATTGTACATTTGTTCCAGGAGTTGAGTTTTATACAATTCAAGGTAATAATAAATTAGATTTGTATAATGATGGTTGTGATGCTTCAGATCCGTATATGTCTAGTTTAAAGTACAGTATTTCAAACGGTACTGTTACAGAAGATTTATTTCCAAATAATACAGGCAGTTATAATATTGCGGTTCAGGCAGGCACTTACATCATAACACCTGTTTTGGAAAATCCGGATTATTTCAAAGTTTCGCCTGCTTCTCTTAAATTTACTCTTTCAGCTACAAATAATCTGAATGTACAAGATTTTTGTGTTTCGTTAAAAAGTCCTAAACCAGATCTGGAAATTATCATACTACCTTTGGAGGTAGCTCGACCGGGTTTTGATGTATCTTATAAAATTATTTACAAGAACAAAGGGAATGTTATACAATCGGGTGATGTGATTTTTAGTTTTGATGATGCTATTTTAGACTTGTTGATTGCTAAACCTCAGGTTTACAGTAAAAAAGAAAACCTGTTGTCTTGGAATTTTGTTGATCTTAGGCCGTTAGAAACAAGAGAAATTTTTGTCAATTTAAATTTAAACTCACCAACGGAAACACCACCAGTTGTAAACAATGATATAGTAAAAATTAATGTTTCTATTAATTCTTCACAAATTGATGCAACGCCAAAAGATAATTCTTTTACTGTGAGTCAAACAGTAGTAGGTTCTTTTGATCCAAATGATAAAACCTGTTTAGAAGGGTCCGTTATAACACCTTTATTGATTGGTGATTATGTTCATTTTCTAATTCGTTTTGAAAATACGGGAACGTACTTTGCGGAAAATGTTGTCATAAAGGATTTGATTGATTTATCGCGATTAGATATTTCTACATTAGTTCCAACTGGTGCAAGCCATGATTTTATAACCAAAATTTCAGATAAAAATAAAGTAGAATTTATTTTTGAGAATATAAATCTTCCTTTTGATGATGCTAATAATGATGGTTATATTGCATTTAAAATTAAAACATTGCCTAATTTAAAAGTTGGTGATTCTTTTACGAATGAAGCAAACATTTATTTTGATTATAATTTTCCAATCCTCACTAATAAAACTTTATCTGTTTTTAAGACTACTTTAGGAACTCAGGATTTTACATTTGACGAGTATTTTAAAATTTATCCGAATCCTGTTAGGGATTTTCTAAATATAGAATCAAAAAATGATATGTTAAAAGAATCCGTCAATGTGTATAATGTTTTAGGTCAATTAGTTTTAGCAATTCCAATCGCTGGTAACACCACAAAAATAGATGTCTCAAAATTTCAATCAGGTACTTATTTTTTACAGGTTAAAAGTTTAAAAGGAACTTCAGCTGTAAAGTTTGTGAAAATATAA
- a CDS encoding FecR family protein, with product MQKRNNYIEIEDFLANESFQLWILSKVDEQGWEEWTLENLERAKLVEDARLLLLAMRVPDSKLSSNQVHEALQETWRKIEQREALSQKTSKIKKLRTQRYWISGIAAAVLVGIFSVWFFKNDILPNDNVVTYNELVEENNEGLVEQTNNTEKSQIVTLSDGSSVLLQPNSKLSYPKIFTGNERKVYLSGEGFFEISKNPKKPFFVYANEIVTRVVGTSFRIKAYPDQQNVEVLVRTGKVRVKSNDLARSVENEEIVLLPNQAVRFARKEFIFNKITNITADPVLVNSVTNIEQLSFEFTDIPVAQILETIEQAYLVDIDFPHDKLKDCRLTTSLSDQPLAEKLKIICKSIGNETSYEMNGNQIVITTSGCN from the coding sequence ATGCAAAAACGTAACAATTATATCGAAATAGAAGACTTCTTAGCTAATGAATCTTTTCAATTATGGATTTTATCTAAAGTTGATGAACAAGGCTGGGAAGAATGGACGTTAGAAAACCTCGAAAGGGCAAAATTAGTAGAAGATGCAAGACTTTTACTTTTAGCCATGCGAGTTCCTGATTCTAAATTATCTTCAAACCAGGTTCATGAAGCTTTACAGGAAACCTGGAGAAAAATTGAACAAAGAGAAGCACTTTCTCAAAAAACTTCAAAAATTAAAAAACTAAGAACACAGCGATACTGGATAAGTGGTATTGCGGCAGCTGTTTTGGTTGGAATATTCTCTGTATGGTTTTTCAAAAACGATATTTTACCCAATGATAATGTGGTAACTTATAATGAACTGGTAGAAGAGAATAACGAAGGTTTGGTTGAACAAACTAATAATACCGAAAAATCTCAAATTGTCACTTTATCAGACGGTAGTTCTGTCTTATTACAGCCAAATAGTAAATTAAGTTATCCTAAAATCTTTACCGGAAACGAAAGAAAGGTGTATTTATCCGGCGAAGGTTTCTTTGAAATTAGTAAAAATCCTAAAAAGCCTTTTTTTGTTTACGCTAACGAAATTGTGACACGTGTTGTAGGGACTAGTTTTAGAATTAAAGCTTATCCGGACCAACAGAATGTTGAAGTTCTTGTTCGCACCGGTAAAGTAAGGGTAAAATCTAACGATCTGGCTCGTTCTGTTGAAAACGAAGAAATTGTATTGCTTCCAAATCAGGCAGTAAGATTCGCCCGTAAAGAGTTTATTTTTAATAAAATTACAAATATAACTGCAGATCCTGTTTTGGTAAACAGTGTTACAAATATTGAGCAGTTAAGTTTTGAGTTTACAGATATTCCGGTCGCTCAGATTCTTGAAACAATTGAACAGGCTTATTTAGTAGATATCGATTTTCCTCACGATAAATTAAAAGACTGTCGATTAACCACTTCGTTAAGTGATCAGCCATTGGCAGAAAAGTTAAAAATTATTTGTAAAAGCATTGGTAATGAGACCAGCTATGAAATGAATGGAAATCAAATTGTAATTACTACTTCCGGCTGTAACTAG
- the sucD gene encoding succinate--CoA ligase subunit alpha, with translation MSVLVNKDSKIIVQGFTGSEGTFHASQMIEYGTNVVGGVTPGKGGTSHLDRPVFNTVKDAVDQAGADTSIIFVPPAFAADAIMEAADAGIKVIIAITEGIPVADMIKANNYVKERNSRLIGPNCPGVITPGEAKVGIMPGFVFKKGTVGIVSKSGTLTYEAADQVVKQGLGITTAIGIGGDPIIGTTTKEAVELLMNDPETEAIIMIGEIGGQLEADAARWVKADGNRKPVIGFIAGETAPAGRTMGHAGAIVGGSDDTAAAKKQIMRDNGIHVVDSPAEIGKKVKEVLG, from the coding sequence ATGAGTGTTTTAGTTAATAAAGATTCCAAAATAATTGTTCAGGGATTTACAGGAAGCGAAGGAACTTTCCACGCTTCTCAAATGATTGAGTACGGTACTAATGTTGTTGGAGGTGTTACTCCAGGAAAAGGTGGAACAAGCCACTTAGACCGTCCGGTTTTTAATACAGTAAAAGATGCTGTTGATCAGGCTGGAGCAGATACTTCTATCATTTTCGTTCCGCCAGCTTTTGCTGCTGATGCAATTATGGAAGCTGCTGATGCTGGAATTAAAGTAATTATTGCTATTACAGAAGGAATTCCTGTAGCAGATATGATTAAAGCAAATAATTATGTTAAAGAAAGAAATTCAAGATTAATTGGTCCAAACTGTCCAGGTGTAATTACTCCGGGTGAAGCTAAAGTTGGTATTATGCCAGGTTTCGTTTTCAAAAAAGGAACAGTTGGTATCGTTTCTAAATCAGGAACTTTAACTTACGAAGCTGCTGACCAGGTTGTAAAACAAGGTTTAGGAATCACTACAGCTATTGGTATTGGTGGAGATCCAATCATTGGAACTACAACTAAAGAAGCTGTTGAGTTATTAATGAACGATCCTGAAACTGAAGCTATCATTATGATTGGTGAAATCGGTGGTCAACTTGAAGCTGATGCTGCAAGATGGGTAAAAGCTGATGGTAACCGTAAACCAGTTATTGGATTTATCGCTGGAGAAACTGCTCCTGCTGGTAGAACAATGGGTCACGCAGGTGCTATTGTTGGAGGTTCTGATGATACAGCTGCTGCTAAAAAACAAATCATGAGAGACAACGGAATTCACGTTGTTGATTCACCAGCTGAAATTGGTAAAAAAGTAAAAGAAGTACTTGGATAA
- the efp gene encoding elongation factor P, which produces MASTSDIRNGLCIKFNHDIYKIIEFLHVKPGKGPAFVRTKLKSLTSGKVLDNTFSAGHKIDVIRVETHTFQYLYPEGDEFHFMNAETFEQISLNKNILDAPDLLKEGTNVMVQINTETDLPLSVDMPASVILEVTYAEPGVKGNTATNATKNATVETGANINVPLFINEGDKIKIDTASGSYMERVKE; this is translated from the coding sequence ATGGCATCTACATCAGATATTAGAAACGGATTGTGTATTAAATTTAATCACGATATCTATAAAATCATTGAATTTCTTCACGTAAAACCTGGGAAAGGACCAGCTTTCGTAAGAACAAAACTAAAAAGTTTAACTTCAGGTAAAGTATTAGATAATACTTTCTCTGCAGGTCACAAAATTGATGTTATCCGTGTTGAGACACATACGTTCCAGTATCTGTATCCAGAAGGTGATGAATTTCACTTTATGAATGCTGAAACGTTTGAACAAATTTCTTTAAACAAAAATATTTTGGATGCTCCGGATTTGTTAAAAGAAGGAACAAACGTAATGGTGCAAATCAATACAGAAACAGATTTACCATTATCAGTAGATATGCCTGCATCTGTAATTCTTGAAGTTACTTATGCTGAACCAGGTGTAAAAGGAAATACTGCTACAAATGCAACGAAAAACGCTACTGTAGAAACTGGTGCAAACATCAACGTTCCTTTGTTTATCAATGAAGGAGATAAAATCAAAATCGATACAGCTTCAGGTTCTTACATGGAGCGTGTAAAAGAATAA